A window from Thermomonas aquatica encodes these proteins:
- a CDS encoding 3-hydroxyacyl-CoA dehydrogenase NAD-binding domain-containing protein, producing the protein MPMASFDGLRFRHWQVEPRADGVLVLSFDRADAAVNTFSQDVLLELGAILERIALEPPKGLVVRSAKAAFAAGADLKSLQELDRRGQVGDFIQLGQQVFQRIAELPCPTVAAIHGFCMGGGTEISLACRYRVAATDARIGLPEIKLGIFPGWGGSARLPRLVGAPAAFDMMLTGRTLSASAARGIGLVDKVVEPAKLVEAAIELLQRGVQRPFKQRFMGWATNTFLARKLLAPMLVKQVARKAPKAHYPAPYALIAAWERSGGAGIQGRIAAEKRAVVKLASTPTAKNLIRVFFLQERLKGVGGKESGIQRVHVVGAGVMGGDIAAWSVYKGFDVTLQDREQRFIDGALNRAQDLFAKRVKDEAKRPAVAARLKGDLEGNGVADADLVIEAIIENPDAKRELYTAIEPRLKSTALLTTNTSSIPLDELREHIARPAQFAGLHYFNPVALMPLVEIIHHDRMAPETQQRLAAFCKQLDKLPVPVAGTPGFLVNRVLFPYMLEAVTALSEGIPGPAIDKAAVKFGMPMGPIELVDTVGLDVGAGVAKELAPFLGIDVPAALGTVEAGKRGKKDGQGLYKWVETEKGSKPQKPELPKDYKAPEDLEDRLILPMLNEAVACLHDGVVADAELLDAGVIFGTGFAPFRGGPIQYIRDTGADALRARLETLQAKYGDRFKPRAGWDSPLLRADAAANA; encoded by the coding sequence ATGCCGATGGCCAGTTTCGATGGACTCCGCTTCCGCCACTGGCAGGTCGAACCGCGCGCGGACGGCGTGCTGGTCCTGTCCTTCGACCGCGCCGATGCCGCAGTCAATACCTTCAGCCAGGACGTGCTGCTGGAGCTGGGCGCGATCCTCGAGCGCATCGCGCTGGAACCGCCGAAGGGCCTGGTGGTGCGCTCGGCCAAGGCCGCGTTCGCCGCCGGCGCCGACCTCAAGTCGCTGCAGGAACTCGACCGCCGCGGCCAGGTCGGCGATTTCATCCAGCTCGGCCAGCAGGTGTTCCAGCGCATCGCCGAACTGCCCTGCCCCACCGTGGCCGCGATCCATGGCTTCTGCATGGGCGGCGGCACCGAGATCTCGCTGGCCTGCCGCTATCGCGTGGCCGCGACCGACGCCCGCATCGGCCTGCCCGAGATCAAGCTGGGCATCTTCCCCGGTTGGGGCGGCAGCGCGCGCTTGCCGCGCCTGGTCGGCGCGCCGGCCGCGTTCGACATGATGCTGACCGGGCGCACGCTGTCGGCTTCGGCCGCGCGCGGGATCGGCCTCGTCGACAAGGTGGTGGAACCGGCGAAGCTGGTCGAAGCCGCCATCGAACTGCTCCAGCGCGGCGTGCAGCGCCCGTTCAAGCAGCGCTTCATGGGTTGGGCGACGAACACCTTCCTCGCCCGCAAGCTGCTCGCGCCGATGCTGGTCAAGCAGGTCGCGCGCAAGGCGCCGAAGGCGCACTACCCGGCGCCGTACGCGCTGATTGCCGCATGGGAACGCAGCGGCGGCGCCGGCATCCAGGGCCGCATCGCCGCCGAGAAGCGTGCGGTGGTGAAACTTGCTTCCACGCCGACCGCGAAGAACCTGATCCGCGTGTTCTTCCTGCAGGAACGGCTGAAGGGCGTGGGCGGCAAGGAGTCCGGCATCCAGCGCGTGCATGTGGTCGGCGCCGGCGTGATGGGCGGTGATATCGCGGCGTGGAGCGTGTACAAGGGCTTCGACGTGACCCTGCAGGATCGCGAGCAGCGTTTCATCGATGGCGCGCTGAACCGCGCGCAGGACCTGTTCGCCAAGCGCGTCAAGGACGAGGCCAAGCGCCCGGCCGTGGCTGCACGATTGAAAGGCGACCTGGAAGGCAATGGCGTCGCCGATGCCGACCTGGTCATCGAGGCGATCATCGAGAATCCGGATGCCAAGCGCGAGCTGTACACCGCGATCGAGCCGCGCCTGAAATCCACCGCGTTGCTGACGACGAACACCTCGTCGATCCCGCTCGACGAACTGCGCGAGCACATCGCGCGCCCGGCACAGTTCGCCGGCCTGCACTACTTCAACCCGGTGGCGCTGATGCCGCTGGTCGAGATCATCCACCACGACCGGATGGCGCCGGAGACGCAGCAGCGCCTGGCCGCGTTCTGCAAGCAGCTGGACAAGCTGCCGGTGCCGGTCGCCGGCACGCCCGGCTTCCTGGTCAACCGCGTGTTGTTCCCGTACATGCTGGAAGCGGTGACCGCGCTGTCGGAAGGCATCCCCGGGCCCGCCATCGACAAGGCCGCGGTGAAGTTCGGGATGCCGATGGGCCCGATCGAACTGGTCGACACCGTGGGGCTTGACGTGGGCGCGGGCGTCGCGAAGGAACTGGCGCCGTTCCTCGGCATCGACGTGCCGGCGGCGCTGGGCACGGTGGAAGCCGGCAAGCGCGGCAAGAAGGACGGCCAGGGCCTGTACAAATGGGTCGAGACCGAAAAGGGCAGCAAGCCGCAGAAGCCGGAACTGCCGAAGGACTACAAGGCGCCCGAGGACCTCGAGGATCGCCTGATCCTGCCGATGCTCAACGAAGCGGTGGCCTGCCTGCACGATGGTGTGGTCGCCGATGCCGAACTGCTGGACGCCGGGGTGATCTTCGGCACCGGTTTCGCCCCGTTCCGCGGCGGCCCGATCCAGTACATCCGCGACACCGGCGCCGATGCGCTGCGTGCCCGCCTTGAAACGCTGCAGGCGAAATACGGCGACCGCTTCAAGCCGCGCGCCGGCTGGGACAGCCCGCTGCTGCGCGCGGACGCCGCAGCGAACGCCTGA
- a CDS encoding PilZ domain-containing protein: MSGATGAGGARQGILSLAVKDKAALYNAYMPYIKQGGIFVPTPRRYFIGDEVFLLLTLPDSSERLPVAGKVCWVTPTGAQGNRPAGIGVQFADTAEGEAVKGKIETILAGTLNAEQPTQTM; this comes from the coding sequence ATGAGCGGAGCAACCGGAGCGGGCGGCGCGCGGCAGGGCATCCTGTCGCTGGCGGTCAAGGACAAGGCCGCGCTGTACAACGCCTACATGCCCTACATCAAGCAGGGCGGGATCTTCGTGCCGACGCCGCGCCGCTATTTCATCGGCGATGAAGTGTTCCTGCTGCTGACCCTGCCGGACTCTTCCGAGCGCCTGCCGGTGGCGGGCAAGGTCTGCTGGGTGACGCCGACCGGCGCCCAGGGCAACCGTCCGGCCGGCATCGGCGTGCAGTTCGCCGACACCGCCGAGGGCGAGGCGGTGAAGGGCAAGATCGAGACCATCCTGGCCGGCACCCTCAACGCCGAGCAGCCGACGCAGACCATGTGA
- the rpoE gene encoding RNA polymerase sigma factor RpoE, protein MAEDDVSQALDQDLVARVQRGDSAAFDLLVRKYQHRVGALISRYIHDWAEVQDVAQDTFIRAYRAIGGFRGDAQFSTWLHRIAVNTAKNHLVSHNRKPPTDDIGIEDAEQFESGLRLRDNDTPERELMRQQLEQTVLRAVEELPPELRDAITFREVEGMSYEEIAERMECPIGTVRSRIFRAREAIDARMKPLLDHDDVNIKRSHA, encoded by the coding sequence ATGGCCGAGGATGACGTGTCGCAAGCGCTGGACCAGGATCTCGTCGCCCGCGTGCAGCGCGGCGACAGCGCCGCCTTCGACCTGCTGGTGCGCAAGTACCAGCACCGGGTCGGCGCGCTCATTTCCCGCTACATCCACGACTGGGCGGAAGTGCAGGACGTGGCGCAGGACACCTTCATCCGCGCCTACCGCGCGATCGGCGGCTTCCGCGGCGATGCGCAGTTCTCCACCTGGCTGCACCGGATCGCGGTGAACACGGCGAAGAACCACTTGGTCTCGCACAACCGCAAGCCGCCGACCGACGACATCGGGATCGAGGATGCCGAGCAGTTCGAGTCCGGGCTGCGCCTGCGCGACAACGACACCCCCGAACGCGAACTGATGCGCCAGCAGCTGGAACAAACGGTGCTGCGCGCGGTCGAAGAACTGCCGCCGGAACTGCGCGACGCGATCACCTTCCGCGAAGTGGAAGGAATGAGCTACGAGGAGATCGCCGAGCGCATGGAATGCCCGATCGGCACGGTGCGCTCGCGCATCTTCCGCGCCCGCGAGGCGATCGATGCCCGCATGAAACCGCTGCTCGACCACGACGACGTCAACATCAAGCGCTCGCACGCATGA
- a CDS encoding DegQ family serine endoprotease, with protein MPVSPRTSAFRPVLLATALALAVGGGVGWYSSAQAQSQPAAAPAPELVVGLPDFTRLVDQVGPAVVSVQAEVGGKPRTAPAQRGQPPQMPDEEQIPEFFRRFFGPDGMPMPGAPGGQDARPRGVSQGTGFVISSDGYVLTNHHVVDGADTVRIRLADRREFTAKVVGSDEQSDVALLKIAASGLPVLRIGDSKALKSGQWVVAIGSPFGLDHSVTAGIVSAVGRANPYANQRYVPFIQTDVAINRGNSGGPLLDTRGQVVGINSQIFSNSGGYMGVSFAIPIDVAMNAVQQLKATGKVIRGQLGVVIQAMDRDQARLLGLADGNGALVADVQPGSPAARAGILRQDVIRGINGQAILESSDLPPIVGAMAPGTKVTVELIRDGKPRTVVATLNTLDERVAGAEDGDDQDAPRPAAAAQANPLGIVGENLDAQQRSRLGLQPGEGVLIARVEGMAAREAGLRPGDVVLAVGRNDVGSANALNAQLRGLKPGQAVMLLVRRGGGTQYVTVDPGEE; from the coding sequence ATGCCTGTCTCCCCGCGCACGTCCGCATTCCGTCCCGTCCTGCTTGCAACCGCGTTGGCGCTGGCCGTCGGCGGAGGCGTCGGCTGGTATTCGTCCGCCCAGGCGCAGTCGCAGCCCGCCGCCGCGCCCGCGCCCGAACTGGTGGTGGGCTTGCCTGACTTCACCCGCCTGGTCGACCAGGTCGGGCCCGCGGTCGTCAGCGTCCAGGCCGAGGTCGGCGGCAAGCCGCGCACCGCGCCCGCGCAGCGCGGCCAGCCGCCGCAAATGCCGGACGAGGAACAGATCCCCGAATTCTTCCGCCGCTTCTTCGGCCCGGACGGCATGCCGATGCCGGGTGCGCCCGGCGGCCAGGACGCGCGCCCGCGCGGCGTGTCGCAGGGCACCGGCTTCGTCATCTCGAGCGATGGCTACGTGCTGACCAACCACCACGTGGTCGACGGCGCGGACACCGTGCGCATCCGCCTGGCCGACCGCCGCGAATTCACCGCCAAGGTGGTCGGCAGCGACGAGCAGTCCGACGTCGCCTTGCTCAAGATCGCCGCGAGCGGGCTGCCGGTGTTGCGCATCGGCGATTCCAAGGCGCTCAAGTCGGGCCAGTGGGTGGTCGCGATCGGTTCGCCGTTCGGGCTGGATCACTCGGTGACCGCCGGCATCGTCAGCGCGGTCGGCCGCGCGAATCCCTATGCCAACCAGCGCTACGTGCCCTTCATCCAGACCGACGTGGCGATCAACCGCGGCAATTCCGGCGGCCCGCTGCTGGACACGCGCGGCCAGGTGGTCGGCATCAATTCGCAGATCTTCAGCAATTCCGGCGGCTACATGGGGGTCAGCTTCGCGATCCCGATCGACGTGGCGATGAACGCGGTGCAGCAGCTCAAGGCCACCGGCAAGGTGATCCGCGGGCAGCTGGGCGTGGTGATCCAGGCGATGGATCGCGACCAGGCCCGGTTGCTGGGCCTGGCCGATGGGAACGGTGCGCTGGTGGCCGACGTGCAGCCGGGCAGTCCCGCGGCGCGCGCCGGCATCCTGCGCCAGGACGTGATCCGCGGCATCAACGGGCAAGCGATCCTCGAATCCAGCGACCTGCCGCCGATCGTCGGTGCGATGGCGCCGGGCACCAAGGTGACGGTGGAACTGATCCGCGACGGCAAGCCGCGCACGGTCGTCGCCACCCTCAACACCCTGGATGAGCGCGTGGCCGGCGCGGAGGATGGCGACGACCAGGATGCGCCGCGCCCGGCCGCCGCGGCGCAGGCCAATCCGCTGGGCATCGTCGGCGAGAACCTGGACGCCCAGCAGCGCAGCCGGCTCGGCCTGCAGCCGGGCGAGGGCGTGCTGATCGCGCGCGTGGAAGGGATGGCGGCGCGCGAAGCCGGCCTGCGCCCGGGCGACGTGGTGCTGGCGGTGGGCCGCAACGACGTCGGCAGCGCCAATGCGCTGAACGCGCAGCTGCGCGGGCTCAAGCCCGGGCAGGCGGTCATGCTGCTGGTCCGGCGCGGCGGCGGCACCCAGTACGTCACCGTCGACCCGGGCGAGGAATGA
- the lepA gene encoding translation elongation factor 4 gives MRVIRNFSIIAHVDHGKSTLADRIIQLCGGLQDREMEAQVLDSNPIERERGITIKAQSVSLPYTAKDGVTYQLNFIDTPGHVDFSYEVSRSLAACEGALLVVDAAQGVEAQSVANCYTAVEQGLEVVPILNKIDLPTADIDKVKEEIEAVIGIDAADAVAISAKTGLNVRDVLEAIVQRIPPPQPRETDKLQALIIDSWFDNYLGVVSLVRVMQGEIKPGDKLLVMSTGRTHQVDKVGVFTPKRKELAKLGAGEVGWVHASIKDVHGAPVGDTLTLAGDPAPGPLPGFQEMQPRVFAGLFPVDAEDYPDLREALDKLRLNDAALRFEPESSEAMGFGFRCGFLGMLHMEIVQERLEREYDLNLISTAPTVIYEVLKTDGGVVPMDNPAKLPPVNMVAEIREPIIRANILTPPDYIGNVIKLCEEKRGVQVGITYMASQVQVSYELPMAEVVLDFFDKLKSVSRGYASLDYHFLRFEAGPFVRVDTLINGDKVDALSIIVHRSHADRRGRELTEKMKELIPRQMFDVAIQAAIGAQIIARTTVKAMRKNVLAKCYGGDATRKKKLLEKQKAGKKRMKQVGSVEIPQEAFLAVLQMDNK, from the coding sequence ATGCGGGTCATCCGCAACTTCTCGATCATCGCCCACGTCGACCACGGCAAGTCGACCCTGGCCGACCGCATCATCCAGCTTTGCGGCGGCCTGCAGGACCGCGAGATGGAAGCGCAGGTCCTCGACAGCAACCCGATCGAGCGCGAGCGCGGCATCACCATCAAGGCGCAGTCGGTCTCGCTGCCGTACACCGCGAAGGACGGCGTGACCTACCAGCTGAACTTCATCGATACCCCCGGCCACGTCGACTTCAGCTACGAAGTCAGCCGCTCGCTGGCCGCGTGCGAAGGCGCGCTGCTGGTGGTCGATGCCGCGCAGGGCGTGGAAGCGCAGTCCGTCGCCAACTGCTACACCGCGGTGGAGCAGGGCCTGGAGGTGGTGCCGATCCTCAACAAGATCGACCTGCCGACCGCCGACATCGACAAGGTGAAGGAAGAGATCGAGGCCGTGATCGGCATCGATGCCGCCGATGCCGTGGCGATTTCCGCCAAGACCGGCCTGAACGTGCGCGACGTGCTGGAAGCCATCGTCCAGCGCATTCCGCCGCCGCAGCCGCGCGAGACCGACAAGCTGCAGGCGCTGATCATCGATTCCTGGTTCGACAACTACCTGGGCGTGGTTTCGCTGGTGCGGGTGATGCAGGGCGAGATCAAGCCCGGCGACAAGCTGCTGGTGATGTCGACCGGCCGCACCCACCAGGTCGACAAGGTCGGCGTGTTCACCCCCAAGCGCAAGGAGCTGGCGAAGCTCGGCGCCGGCGAGGTGGGCTGGGTGCATGCCTCGATCAAGGACGTGCACGGCGCGCCGGTCGGCGACACCCTGACCCTGGCCGGCGATCCCGCACCTGGGCCGCTGCCGGGTTTCCAGGAAATGCAGCCGCGCGTGTTCGCCGGCCTGTTCCCGGTCGATGCCGAGGACTACCCCGACCTGCGCGAGGCGCTGGACAAGCTGCGCCTCAACGATGCCGCGCTGCGCTTCGAACCCGAGAGCTCGGAGGCGATGGGCTTCGGCTTCCGTTGCGGCTTCCTCGGCATGCTGCACATGGAGATCGTGCAGGAGCGGCTGGAGCGCGAATACGACCTCAACCTGATCAGCACCGCACCGACGGTGATCTACGAGGTGCTGAAGACCGACGGCGGCGTGGTGCCGATGGACAACCCGGCCAAGCTGCCGCCGGTGAACATGGTGGCGGAGATCCGCGAGCCGATCATCCGCGCCAACATCCTGACCCCGCCGGACTACATCGGCAACGTGATCAAGCTGTGCGAGGAAAAGCGCGGCGTGCAGGTCGGCATCACCTACATGGCCAGCCAGGTGCAGGTCAGCTACGAATTGCCGATGGCCGAGGTGGTGCTGGATTTCTTCGACAAGCTGAAGTCGGTGAGCCGCGGCTACGCCTCGCTGGACTACCACTTCCTGCGCTTCGAGGCCGGCCCGTTCGTGCGCGTGGATACGCTGATCAACGGCGACAAGGTGGATGCGCTTTCGATCATCGTCCACCGTTCGCATGCGGATCGCCGTGGCCGCGAGCTGACCGAGAAGATGAAGGAACTGATCCCGCGGCAGATGTTCGACGTGGCGATCCAGGCCGCGATCGGCGCGCAGATCATCGCCCGCACCACGGTCAAGGCGATGCGCAAGAACGTGCTGGCGAAGTGCTACGGTGGCGACGCCACCCGCAAGAAGAAGCTGCTGGAGAAGCAGAAGGCCGGCAAGAAGCGGATGAAGCAGGTCGGCAGCGTGGAGATCCCGCAGGAAGCCTTCCTCGCCGTGCTGCAGATGGACAACAAGTGA
- the lepB gene encoding signal peptidase I has protein sequence MVWFETILVALTALTGLIWLLDKLFFAKRRLAAAGVLEEAREPVVVDYAKAFFPILALVLGLRSFVGEPFRIPSSSMMPTLLIGDFILVNKFAYGLRWPITNKKFLDNGEPERGDVVVFRPPHHPREDWIKRVVGLPGDTVGYHDNKVTVNGKELPYRAEGVYQGTGQGARETGATKLTEGMPGRPHFVLEREDSPFIPQGEGDWTVPAGHYFVMGDNRDNSEDSRFWGFLPEANLRGKAILVWMNFDWSADRKVDVSRLGTRIP, from the coding sequence ATGGTGTGGTTCGAAACGATCTTGGTCGCACTGACCGCGCTGACCGGCCTGATCTGGCTGCTGGACAAGCTGTTCTTCGCCAAGCGCCGCCTGGCCGCCGCGGGCGTGCTGGAAGAGGCGAGGGAGCCGGTGGTGGTCGACTACGCCAAGGCCTTCTTCCCGATCCTGGCGCTGGTGCTGGGCTTGCGCAGCTTCGTCGGCGAACCGTTCCGGATCCCGTCCAGCTCGATGATGCCGACCCTGCTGATCGGCGACTTCATCCTGGTCAACAAGTTCGCCTACGGCCTGCGCTGGCCGATCACCAACAAGAAGTTCCTCGACAACGGCGAGCCGGAGCGCGGCGACGTGGTCGTGTTCCGCCCGCCGCACCACCCGCGCGAGGACTGGATCAAGCGCGTGGTCGGCCTGCCCGGCGACACCGTCGGCTACCACGACAACAAGGTCACCGTGAACGGCAAGGAATTGCCCTACCGCGCCGAGGGCGTGTACCAGGGCACGGGGCAAGGCGCGCGCGAAACCGGCGCGACCAAGCTGACCGAAGGCATGCCCGGACGCCCGCATTTTGTCCTCGAGCGCGAGGATTCGCCGTTCATCCCGCAAGGCGAAGGTGACTGGACGGTGCCGGCGGGGCATTATTTCGTCATGGGCGACAACCGCGACAACAGCGAGGACAGCCGGTTCTGGGGGTTCCTGCCGGAGGCCAACCTGCGCGGCAAGGCGATCCTGGTCTGGATGAACTTCGACTGGAGCGCGGATCGCAAGGTGGATGTCTCCCGCCTCGGCACCAGGATTCCTTGA
- a CDS encoding DNA polymerase III subunit delta' (catalyzes the DNA-template-directed extension of the 3'-end of a DNA strand; the delta' subunit seems to interact with the gamma subunit to transfer the beta subunit on the DNA), giving the protein MSLRLPALAPWQQRAYEHAAAALAGGHFGHATLIVGPARLGKRALAERLARRVLCLSPQADGEACGACKSCVLFASRSQYEPLETRPDGTPSHPWGHSAHPDLKFVGYEINQKTGKPRSELVIEQVRALSEAMTLTPQLGGAQVVIVDPADAINYSAFNALLKTLEEPQPGRYLWLLSATPARLPATIRSRCQRLELRLPPRDEALHWLAARGHRGELAREALDAARGHPGLADAWASGDGLALRRAVAQDVQALQRGQAAPAELAQRWVADGRAEDRLRHLADHALQEMALQVAAGLTDPARTRTLAARFDAANRTRDLLRSTVRADLAVTEALSGWCA; this is encoded by the coding sequence ATGAGCCTGCGATTGCCCGCGCTCGCGCCGTGGCAGCAGCGCGCCTACGAACACGCCGCGGCGGCGTTGGCGGGCGGGCATTTCGGCCACGCCACCCTGATCGTCGGCCCCGCGCGCTTGGGCAAGCGCGCGCTCGCGGAACGGCTGGCGCGGCGGGTGCTGTGCCTGTCGCCGCAGGCCGATGGCGAAGCCTGCGGCGCATGCAAGAGCTGCGTGCTGTTCGCGTCGCGTTCGCAATACGAGCCGTTGGAAACCCGGCCCGACGGTACGCCGTCGCACCCGTGGGGCCACAGCGCGCATCCGGACCTGAAATTCGTCGGCTACGAGATCAACCAGAAAACCGGCAAGCCGCGCAGCGAGCTGGTGATCGAGCAGGTGCGCGCATTGTCCGAGGCGATGACCCTGACGCCGCAGCTCGGCGGCGCGCAGGTGGTGATCGTCGATCCCGCCGATGCGATCAACTACAGCGCGTTCAACGCCCTGCTGAAGACGCTGGAGGAGCCGCAGCCGGGGCGCTACCTGTGGCTGCTGTCCGCGACTCCGGCGCGTCTGCCGGCGACCATCCGCAGCCGCTGCCAGCGGTTGGAGTTGCGCCTGCCGCCGCGGGACGAGGCCCTGCACTGGCTGGCCGCGCGCGGGCACCGCGGCGAACTGGCGCGGGAAGCCCTGGATGCGGCGCGCGGGCATCCGGGCCTGGCCGATGCCTGGGCCTCGGGCGATGGACTGGCCTTGCGCCGCGCGGTCGCCCAGGACGTGCAGGCATTGCAGCGCGGACAGGCGGCCCCGGCGGAGCTGGCGCAGCGCTGGGTGGCCGATGGCCGGGCCGAAGACCGCCTGCGTCACCTGGCCGATCATGCCTTGCAGGAGATGGCGCTGCAGGTGGCCGCGGGCTTGACCGATCCGGCGCGAACCCGCACGCTGGCCGCGCGTTTCGATGCCGCCAACCGCACGCGCGACCTGCTGCGCAGTACCGTGCGCGCGGACCTTGCGGTGACGGAGGCACTCTCGGGATGGTGCGCATGA
- the tmk gene encoding dTMP kinase — MMEALQRQPRLLSIEGGEGAGKSTVLRALREALAADGLEVVSTREPGGTPLAERIRELLLDPSHEPAAPETELLLMFAARAQHVREVVLPALRRGAWVISDRFTDSSYAYQGAARGLDAGFIAELERRVVGIEPGLTLLLDLGVAHGRERTRGRDLLGGSSPDRIERERDEFFERVREGFLSRAARHPQRIRVIDATPGAGQVAAAALAALADYRKALP; from the coding sequence GTGATGGAAGCACTGCAGCGGCAGCCGCGCCTGCTGAGCATCGAAGGCGGCGAAGGCGCGGGCAAGAGCACCGTGCTGCGCGCGTTGCGCGAGGCGCTGGCGGCGGACGGCCTGGAAGTCGTTTCCACCCGCGAGCCGGGCGGCACGCCGCTGGCCGAGCGCATCCGCGAACTGCTGCTGGATCCGTCGCACGAGCCCGCGGCGCCGGAAACCGAACTGCTGCTGATGTTCGCGGCGCGCGCGCAGCACGTGCGCGAGGTGGTATTGCCCGCATTGCGACGCGGCGCATGGGTGATCAGCGATCGTTTCACCGATTCCAGCTATGCCTACCAGGGCGCGGCGCGCGGGCTGGATGCCGGCTTCATCGCCGAACTGGAACGGAGGGTGGTCGGCATCGAGCCGGGCCTGACCCTGCTGCTCGACCTGGGCGTGGCCCACGGGCGCGAACGCACCCGCGGCCGCGACCTGCTCGGCGGCTCGTCGCCGGACCGGATCGAACGCGAGCGCGACGAGTTCTTCGAGCGCGTGCGCGAAGGCTTCCTGTCGCGCGCGGCGCGGCATCCGCAGCGCATCCGCGTGATCGATGCGACGCCAGGCGCTGGCCAGGTCGCCGCGGCGGCGCTCGCCGCATTGGCGGATTACCGCAAGGCCCTGCCATGA
- a CDS encoding sigma-E factor negative regulatory protein, whose translation MKATDMNTETAANDLTQLSSREQLSALMDSALPPDQTRFLLRRLQHDAPLADCWERWRLTGEVMRGLAPAQRLPSDFAARVSAALRDEGVAAPAIRPARASAWLRWGGGAALAASLAVVALMARQGATPDASRPMQQVAVAATQPQAPAPKPVGQPPLIDAGSQVATAATAIAAIARPQRDGQRRSVRPATGVPAAVSRDQPATAQVAALESVVQVPQPDIVTRPWPRSVLPQYASGGLAVGFGEHVRGNIPYNPFQAPAGIGNLPPLAGQEAQPEAADDRPQREAQSQP comes from the coding sequence ATGAAAGCGACCGACATGAATACCGAAACCGCCGCCAACGACCTGACCCAACTCAGCAGCCGCGAACAATTGTCCGCGTTGATGGACAGCGCGCTGCCGCCGGACCAGACCCGCTTCCTGCTGCGCCGCCTGCAGCACGACGCCCCGCTGGCCGATTGCTGGGAACGATGGCGACTCACCGGCGAAGTGATGCGCGGGCTGGCGCCGGCGCAGCGCCTGCCGTCGGACTTCGCGGCGCGGGTATCGGCGGCGTTGCGGGACGAAGGCGTTGCGGCACCGGCGATCCGCCCTGCGCGCGCGTCGGCCTGGTTGCGCTGGGGCGGTGGCGCAGCACTGGCGGCCTCGCTGGCCGTGGTCGCATTGATGGCGCGCCAGGGCGCGACCCCCGACGCGTCCCGGCCAATGCAACAGGTCGCCGTCGCGGCCACGCAACCACAGGCCCCGGCACCGAAGCCGGTCGGGCAGCCCCCGCTGATCGACGCCGGCAGCCAGGTCGCCACCGCGGCCACGGCGATCGCCGCCATCGCGCGCCCGCAACGCGACGGCCAGCGCCGTTCCGTGCGTCCGGCGACCGGCGTGCCGGCTGCCGTGAGCCGCGACCAACCGGCAACGGCGCAGGTCGCCGCGCTCGAATCCGTCGTGCAGGTCCCGCAACCCGATATCGTCACCCGCCCATGGCCGCGTTCGGTGCTGCCGCAATACGCCAGCGGCGGCCTGGCCGTCGGCTTCGGCGAGCATGTGCGCGGCAACATCCCGTACAACCCGTTCCAGGCGCCGGCCGGGATCGGCAACCTGCCGCCGTTGGCTGGCCAGGAGGCCCAGCCGGAGGCCGCGGACGACCGCCCGCAGCGAGAAGCGCAGTCCCAGCCCTGA